Proteins from a single region of Bremerella sp. JC817:
- a CDS encoding Mrp/NBP35 family ATP-binding protein: MADVQQVIKALESVKDPLSGRPVTTTDQVKEVDVHESKASFILELTTHSAPLWEETKELAKAAVQKAMPDLTEVNIQVREHQRKIEPIGQIGLTARSVIAVGSGKGGVGKSTVASCLAYALKKSGAKVGLMDADIYGPSIPHLLGVSGRPEVIEKRIQPKEVDGMKIISMGLIVDPNEAVIWRGPMLHGAVTQFLRDTDWGPLDYLIIDMPPGTGDIALTLSQLLPLTGSVVVCTPQQVALLDAIKAIVMFRKVKIPVLGLVENMSGFVCPDTGKEWDIFGRGGAQKKAEEMGVPFLGDVPITISIREQGDAGKTSDVLQNEVTAPRFEQIAYKLVKQLADSAAEKPPMPTLTVL; the protein is encoded by the coding sequence ATGGCTGATGTGCAACAAGTCATCAAAGCCCTTGAAAGTGTCAAAGACCCGCTTAGTGGTCGTCCGGTGACCACGACCGATCAGGTCAAGGAAGTCGACGTCCATGAATCGAAGGCGTCGTTCATCCTGGAACTGACCACGCATAGCGCGCCGCTATGGGAAGAGACCAAAGAGCTGGCCAAAGCGGCCGTTCAAAAGGCGATGCCTGATCTGACCGAGGTCAACATTCAGGTCCGCGAACATCAACGCAAGATCGAACCGATCGGCCAGATTGGCTTGACTGCCCGCAGCGTCATTGCGGTTGGTTCCGGTAAAGGTGGCGTTGGTAAGAGCACGGTTGCTTCGTGCCTCGCTTATGCTTTAAAGAAGTCGGGTGCCAAGGTCGGTTTGATGGACGCCGATATCTATGGCCCCAGCATTCCTCACCTGCTTGGCGTGAGTGGTCGCCCGGAAGTCATCGAGAAACGGATTCAGCCGAAGGAAGTCGACGGCATGAAGATCATCTCGATGGGATTGATTGTCGATCCGAACGAAGCAGTCATCTGGCGTGGCCCCATGCTGCATGGTGCGGTGACGCAGTTCCTCCGCGATACCGATTGGGGACCGCTCGACTATCTGATCATCGACATGCCACCAGGCACCGGGGACATTGCGTTGACCCTGAGCCAATTGTTGCCATTGACCGGCAGCGTGGTCGTTTGCACGCCACAGCAAGTGGCGTTGCTCGACGCGATCAAGGCGATCGTGATGTTCCGCAAGGTGAAGATTCCGGTACTCGGTTTGGTCGAGAACATGAGCGGTTTCGTTTGCCCAGACACCGGCAAGGAATGGGACATCTTCGGACGGGGTGGCGCTCAAAAGAAGGCCGAGGAAATGGGCGTTCCATTCCTGGGCGACGTGCCGATTACGATCTCGATTCGAGAGCAGGGTGACGCCGGAAAGACCAGCGATGTTCTGCAGAATGAAGTGACCGCACCACGGTTCGAGCAGATCGCTTATAAGCTGGTGAAGCAGTTGGCTGACTCGGCCGCAGAGAAGCCACCGATGCCGACGTTAACTGTTCTGTAG
- a CDS encoding sigma 54-interacting transcriptional regulator, which translates to MPSPPRKPTTFLIQAFDLAAWPVVLFGEGNAVRYLNAAAEKALGVSRDELFDLAAKYHGLGQLPKALQLVSDLCPASNVWLGEVGTREITLVADETTDEVRWQGIFYPITDQPDTDAVALVRNVMVMLAPPERIPNSGALQPQEEIHATLQALRHEYRGRYAVSHLVGISTAMIRVRRLVDLASQSRVPVLVIGQPGTGREQVARTICYASNHGQAGPVISIQGELMDAEIMQTTIRAFVRRSLDEDETKHASLILLNAEKMDLGAQSELLHLLDLIDIDLRILSTSSESLLTLARRGQFREDLAFRISTLEIELPPLCDRPEDIPYLAQAIVEELNVPSDRQLQSISADAIDRLQQQEWPGNIDQLTEMLTTAHEVATGFTLAVTDFPVDVARTPAKKVDTKQAESIDLDAALEAYEREILIRTLKAAKGNKTQAANMLGISRARLHRRIEQWGLE; encoded by the coding sequence GTGCCTTCTCCTCCACGCAAACCGACGACATTCTTAATCCAGGCCTTCGATCTGGCGGCCTGGCCGGTGGTGTTGTTCGGTGAAGGAAACGCGGTTCGCTACTTGAACGCCGCCGCCGAGAAAGCCTTGGGCGTTTCGCGTGACGAACTATTCGATCTAGCGGCCAAGTATCACGGGCTCGGCCAGTTACCCAAAGCCCTGCAATTGGTCTCCGATCTTTGTCCCGCCTCGAATGTCTGGCTTGGCGAAGTCGGAACGCGCGAGATTACCCTGGTCGCTGACGAAACGACCGACGAAGTTCGCTGGCAAGGGATCTTTTACCCGATCACCGATCAACCAGACACCGATGCGGTGGCGTTGGTTCGTAACGTGATGGTAATGCTCGCCCCGCCGGAACGCATTCCCAATTCTGGGGCATTGCAACCGCAGGAAGAGATCCACGCAACACTCCAGGCCTTACGGCACGAATATCGTGGACGCTATGCGGTAAGCCACCTGGTAGGGATCAGCACGGCGATGATCCGCGTGCGGCGATTGGTCGACCTGGCATCGCAGTCTCGTGTTCCGGTCTTGGTCATTGGACAGCCAGGGACAGGCCGCGAGCAAGTTGCCCGAACGATCTGTTACGCCTCGAACCATGGTCAGGCAGGACCGGTGATTTCGATCCAAGGGGAACTGATGGATGCCGAAATCATGCAAACTACCATCCGTGCCTTCGTCCGGCGAAGCTTGGATGAAGACGAAACCAAGCATGCTTCGCTCATTCTGCTGAACGCCGAGAAGATGGATCTTGGTGCCCAAAGCGAATTGCTGCATCTGTTGGACCTGATCGACATCGACCTGCGAATCTTGTCGACCTCTTCCGAGTCGCTTTTGACGCTGGCGCGCCGCGGCCAGTTTCGTGAAGACCTGGCGTTTCGGATTTCGACACTGGAAATTGAACTGCCGCCTCTTTGCGATCGGCCTGAAGACATTCCGTATCTTGCCCAAGCCATTGTGGAAGAATTGAACGTTCCTTCCGATCGGCAACTGCAATCGATCTCGGCCGACGCGATCGATCGGCTTCAGCAGCAAGAGTGGCCTGGCAATATCGATCAACTAACCGAGATGCTGACCACGGCCCATGAAGTCGCCACTGGATTTACCTTGGCCGTGACCGACTTTCCGGTCGATGTCGCTCGGACGCCGGCCAAGAAGGTGGACACCAAGCAGGCCGAATCGATCGATTTGGATGCCGCTTTGGAAGCGTACGAACGCGAGATCTTGATTCGGACCTTGAAGGCGGCGAAGGGAAACAAAACCCAGGCCGCCAACATGTTAGGGATTTCGAGGGCCCGATTGCATCGTCGAATCGAGCAATGGGGGCTCGAATGA